The DNA segment GTCCATGTggacaattttatttagagatCAAATGTACAACTTCATAGTATTAAAATCTGAATCTTCATTTGTCTTGGTGTATTCctgtgtgtatatttttttgtttgtgtgtgcGTGCCTGCGTTATACAGCTGTCAGCTGCATAactgcatacatgtacaaaattataacaacccaaaaaaaaaacccaagaaGATTGTTAAAAAGCAGTCTTCACATTTTGTCTTTGGtctcttattggcaatcatgaCATCATCTTATccatatatatctatatttaagaTTTATTGAGGTTATATGTCAAGCTATTAACTCTATCAATGTTgaaacataaatacatgtaaacatttcaGAATTTAAGATTAAGAAAATATGCCTTTGAAGCACAGGTACTGGTCTCagaattaaggtatataggaatattTTTCTGCGACAAGTTCCTGCGCTATTAAGGTTTCCCTcatagaatagaaaaaaatagcagtgttttttaagtaattaaattgattacactaaacacaaaaacttacagAAATGTTTGGTCATCTATTCACAGCACTTCATGCAATACAAATCATCTTCTGTTTTATCTATTAATTGATCAGCTGATATATTCTGACATTCTTTGTGATACCAGTTGTCACATTGTATCCTTTCATCAACAGTGTTAAACTTGCAACTACAGATTGAGCAAACAATttcatctttttgatttttttccaaatttttctTTCTTGTAATCCTGCTTTTAGGAGTGaatggttttctttttctcttACTTCCTTTTTTTGACGCAGATTgtttacggtcttcaacaactGGTACATGTTCAAGGTTTTCAACAGCTTGTTCATTGTCTTCAGAATTTGTTAGTTGGCCCACATTTGGAATACTAATAAAATTAGGCACAGTGGCTAGTAAATTATCACACATAGTTTGTTTGGTATCTTTTATAGACATGTTTATGTCATATGCTTTTCCTAGACACATTAATtgcttttttgtaaaacattttaaaactaatgTACCAGAATCACAAATGCAAGATTGCAGTTTTAGGTGtgaacttattttattttcagatttatcattcaaaatgtatgacattgaaatttgtttacTGGTGTTGTCTCTTTTTGCTGTTTCAACAACCCTTTTTCTAGGAGTTTCAGATTTTTGCAttccaaaacttttaattaaGTCTTTTCGAAATTGGTTGTCAGATACTCGACAAAATCTCAAAATTAAGTCTGAATATAGCGCTTTTAAACAAACCATTGCTAAGTCCTCATCCACTCTTACAAAGGTAGCTGTGAGATCAAAATTCtgtaataatttctgaaaattCCTAAAAAGTGTCTTGCTGCTTAATAATTTCTCATgaacaaaattgaatatattaGAGCCATgtttatgaaacattttttcattCTGATAATTTATTCGGTTTCTATCAATATCAACAAAAAGTCTAATACATCATCTTTTATGTCAGTTAATCCTTGtgttcaattttgttttcttttggttTCTTCAAGGCTTTCTTTGTTTGAACTATTCTCCAATAAATCAGCATATGTTGTTGTCATATAATccaatatttttactttaaggAAGCACTCAGTCACACAGGACTGTTTGTTattcttatacatgttattttttccTATTGTCATGTAATGATACTTGGATTTTGCAATACATCTTCCAGCAATATACCTAAGTTTGCCCAAGCCTGCGTCATCATTTGAGTATGCACTTTGTTGAGGTGAGAATTCAGTTGAATCCTTAATGTTActagttttattttctataatagAATGTGAAACAAAGTCAAAAATTCTACTAAAAACTGTGAAGTCATCAGATTCTGCCTTCCTATTGCAACAATTTTCAATGAGAGAAATATATTCATTAGAATGTGAAAACTTATAGAGTTTGCTGAAATAGTTTGTCCATTATTTTGAATCTGTCTTTTTTCAGTAGATTCACTTCCAAAAACCTGTTCATATATatctgaaatattttcaaaaattgtcgTCAGATATAAATTTAGTTGTAATTTATGCTTTTCTAGCAGTAAATTCAATCGCTCATTTATAAAAACCTGTTCATCAGTCACCAGCATATCAGGTAAACATGACCGTATGTCATCTAAACTTATTGGACATTCATTTAAATTCACTTGTACATTGTGTATCTCGTCTTCAGATGCAACACTATCTATTAGATCacccatatttttattaacatgtaCCATTTTCTCAATTTCATCAATTTCTTCATAAGTGAATTCTGATAATTCTGATTCAGataaaacattttcttcaaaCTCTAAATTAAATTCTGTTGCTAAGGAATATGAAATATTGCAGCATTCAAAATCACTAAGAAATGGAACAGAATTCAgttcataaaattcaaatagGGATTTCTCAggttttattacatttttagtatgaaaaTCAATCAATCTCAGTCCTTTCTTTTTTCTTACCCTACCAACTGCCACACCCAGTTGTcctgctttaaaaatatttgaagaatcaACCTCAACTCTATCCAAAGTAAGCCCTTGTGCCTTATGAATAGTTGCACCATATGACAAGACTAATGGTATTTGTAGTCTACTAGCTACAACTTTGTTATCAATTGAACTATAAACTGTGAACATTTCTCTTTTTATGTCAGTTATCAAACCATTAAAGTTAACAGTGACAGTGTTATTGTCAGTATTTATTTCCTGCACAGTTCCTTGTAACCCATTGACAAgatttttacttaaatttttcaCCAACATTACtgaacagtttatttttatatgtaaatattgacCAACAGACATTTTCCTTAATTTAGTTGGGTCTCCTTCAACAAGAgaatgaaatgattttaaatctcCTTCTAGATCAAGAAGGCGCGACGCATTATACACTTCTCTGTCAAAATTTCTTGCAAAGAGTCTGATGAGGTCATTGCCAGGAGGGAGTGGCCTTTGGAGACGTTTTAACAAATTATGCGTATCAGTTGGTAGCTCTCCTTTTGAAATATCATGTATGGCCTTCACAAAATCAGGTTCATCTTGACGCATTACTTTATCGAGCACTACTTTAtgtctaaatacatttttaaaaacatcagaCTTAAAACAGAATTCTCCAGGGTCCCTGTTAAGTAAATCTGGAACTGGGGGGAGCTGAAAAAAATCTCCTGACCAAATTATTTGTATACCTCCAAAATAAAGATCACTATCTCTGATATTTCTACATATAAATTCAATCTGATTAAACATTTTTGCAGAAAGCATTGATATTTCTTCTAGAATTAAAACATCTGTTTGCTTGAtgttcaatttgtatttttgaaaatgttcatcAATAGTCAACTTTTGTAATAGTTTGTCGTTAGAATAATGACCATCTGCTATACCGGACCAGGAATGGACAGTAATTCCACCTATATTCAAGGAAGCCACTCCTGTTGTTCCTGTGACTGCGACcgttttccccccttttttagtTCTTGTTCTATAATACAGACCAAATGGCTCTTCCCCGTTCCACTTTGCCCCAAAACCAAAAGGTTATGACCATTTTTTACCTCATTTAATGCCCTTAGCTGTTTAACATTCATTTTGTTATGAAACACGCGTGTACACGACTCTGTACACAACGACACTAATGTAGAgttataaattgaccaaaatttcccacatttatttttagccagaCGATTGACCAATGAAAAACCAGTATAAAATTACATGCGGACTGGGTGTTGCCAAAAAATTAGACGAATGCAAAGaaacatcccgttgaccgacttgtgaggcctgctactaatgatcccgacaacaatgaAGCCGTGTGACTGTCATaccacgggtgtcattcggtttatcgagagaaatgatcgtgaaagaatatccaacggcggtcaagtattgagcgacgatcgtgaaagttctggtaacggatcgtgaaagacatttaatgtacattctagttcagaatctttgaaaaaatcgcttaattttcaaaacgcggaacaaatccgaacaaaaaaatatgtctgtcaaaatggttcaacttcctcaacataactgtgaa comes from the Mytilus trossulus isolate FHL-02 chromosome 3, PNRI_Mtr1.1.1.hap1, whole genome shotgun sequence genome and includes:
- the LOC134710918 gene encoding ATP-dependent DNA helicase PIF1-like yields the protein MFNQIEFICRNIRDSDLYFGGIQIIWSGDFFQLPPVPDLLNRDPGEFCFKSDVFKNVFRHKVVLDKVMRQDEPDFVKAIHDISKGELPTDTHNLLKRLQRPLPPGNDLIRLFARNFDREVYNASRLLDLEGDLKSFHSLVEGDPTKLRKMSVGQYLHIKINCSVMLVKNLSKNLVNGLQGTVQEINTDNNTVTVNFNGLITDIKREMFTVYSSIDNKVVASRLQIPLVLSYGATIHKAQGLTLDRVEVDSSNIFKAGQLGVAVGRVRKKKGLRLIDFHTKNVIKPEKSLFEFYELNSVPFLSDFECCNISYSLATEFNLEFEENVLSESELSEFTYEEIDEIEKMVHVNKNMGDLIDSVASEDEIHNVQVNLNECPISLDDIRSCLPDMLVTDEQVFINERLNLLLEKHKLQLNLYLTTIFENISDIYEQVFGKNKTSNIKDSTEFSPQQSAYSNDDAGLGKLRYIAGRCIAKSKYHYMTIGKNNMYKNNKQSCVTECFLKVKILDYMTTTYADLLENSSNKESLEETKRKQN